Proteins co-encoded in one Oceanococcus atlanticus genomic window:
- a CDS encoding pyruvate carboxylase: MSEHQPVKSLLVANRGEIAIRVMRGAAEMGIRTVAIYAHEDRFSLHRFKADESYPVGAGAKPIAAYLDIPDIIRIARDAGVDAIHPGYGFLSENPNFAEACAEAGIRFIGPSPEVLRTLGDKVSARRAAENADVPVLPASQALPDDIEACKAILAEIGYPVMLKASWGGGGRGMRVIESEAELEAQLTSARSESKAAFGNDETYAEKLIRNARHVEVQVLGDQHGELVHLFERDCSVQRRHQKVVERAPAPYFNDQQREDLCQTALRLCRSVGYSHAGTVEFLLDADTGAYYFIEVNPRIQVEHTVTEEVTGVDIVKAQIKVASGHRIGDPGLPRQDQIRLDGHALQCRVTTEDPENGFTPDHGRLIAYRSPNGFGIRLDGGTSYSGAVITPFYDSMLVKVTAWAPTQEEAIARMDRCLREFRIRGLATNLQFLENVIGHPKFADASYTTRFIDSTPELFQFTPRRDRATKLLRFIGDIVVNGSPEMKDRQPPTRPLPQPRLPATDLTSPAPSGTRDVLRELGPDGFADWMKAQPRTLLTDTTLRDAHQSLFATRMRSRDMLAIAPHYARLLPGLFSLECWGGATFDVAMRFLKEDPWERLARLREEIPNIPFQMLLRSANAVGYTNYADNVVQYFIRQAAHNGIDIFRIFDCLNNVDDMRLAIDAVREAGGVAEAAICYTGDLFDPSRPKYNLDYYLRLAHTLQEAGAHVLGIKDMAGVCRPRAAHALVTALKQEIDLPIHFHTHDTSGIAAASVLAAIDAGCDAVDGALDAMSGLTSQPNLGSIAAALQHADKAPDVDLAAMRQLSDYWEDVRKVYAPFESDIRSGTADVYQHEMPGGQYTNLREQARAMGLGPRWPEVSRAYATVNRLFGDIVKVTPSSKVVGDLALSMVANNWNEQDILDPERDIDFPESVISLFRGELGTPPDGWPGALQAKVLKGSAPIDGRPGAHIPAVDLDDAREQLSKSLEREISDTDLASWLMYPKVFEEFVKHRKRYGDVSTLPTETFFYGLDENEEISVDIDKGKRLIIRLQSMAFHEEDGVTRLFYELNGQSRVIRVENQHAQGSVGKAKANPDNEAEIGAPMAGMVVRVAVKNGDAVRKGEALITLEAMKMETVIAAPRDGTVADITVTAGNSVDMHDLLLRLSD; this comes from the coding sequence ATGAGTGAACACCAGCCGGTCAAATCGCTGCTCGTCGCCAACCGCGGTGAGATCGCCATCCGCGTGATGCGCGGCGCTGCCGAAATGGGCATTCGCACGGTGGCCATCTACGCACACGAGGACCGCTTCTCGCTGCACCGCTTCAAAGCCGACGAAAGCTATCCGGTCGGTGCCGGCGCAAAGCCCATTGCGGCGTATCTGGACATTCCCGACATCATTCGCATTGCCCGCGATGCCGGTGTGGATGCGATCCATCCGGGCTACGGCTTTCTGTCGGAAAACCCCAATTTCGCCGAAGCCTGCGCCGAGGCCGGCATCCGCTTCATCGGCCCCAGCCCTGAGGTGCTGCGTACTCTGGGCGATAAGGTCTCGGCCCGGCGTGCGGCCGAAAATGCCGATGTACCGGTGCTGCCGGCCAGCCAGGCCCTGCCCGACGACATCGAAGCCTGCAAAGCGATACTCGCCGAGATCGGCTATCCGGTAATGCTCAAGGCCAGCTGGGGCGGCGGCGGGCGCGGCATGCGGGTGATCGAAAGCGAGGCCGAGCTGGAAGCCCAGCTGACCTCGGCGCGCAGCGAATCCAAAGCCGCCTTCGGCAACGATGAAACCTATGCCGAGAAGCTGATCCGCAATGCCCGGCACGTTGAAGTGCAGGTCCTCGGCGACCAGCACGGCGAGCTGGTCCACCTGTTCGAGCGTGACTGCTCGGTGCAGCGGCGCCACCAGAAAGTGGTGGAACGTGCCCCGGCACCCTACTTCAATGACCAGCAACGCGAAGACCTGTGCCAGACCGCACTGCGCCTGTGCCGCAGCGTTGGCTACTCCCACGCCGGCACGGTGGAATTCCTGCTTGATGCCGACACCGGCGCCTACTACTTCATCGAGGTCAATCCGCGCATCCAGGTCGAGCACACGGTGACCGAGGAAGTGACCGGCGTCGACATCGTCAAGGCACAGATCAAGGTCGCCAGCGGGCACAGGATCGGCGATCCGGGACTGCCGCGCCAGGATCAGATCCGCCTCGACGGTCATGCCCTGCAGTGTCGCGTGACAACCGAAGATCCGGAAAATGGTTTCACCCCCGATCATGGCCGCTTGATCGCCTACCGCAGCCCCAACGGCTTCGGCATACGCCTGGACGGCGGCACCTCGTATTCCGGCGCGGTCATCACCCCGTTCTACGATTCCATGCTGGTCAAGGTCACCGCCTGGGCGCCGACCCAGGAAGAAGCCATCGCACGCATGGACCGCTGCCTGCGTGAATTCCGCATTCGCGGCCTGGCCACCAATCTGCAATTTCTGGAAAACGTAATCGGCCACCCCAAGTTTGCCGACGCCAGCTACACCACGCGTTTCATCGATTCCACGCCGGAGCTGTTCCAGTTCACCCCGCGACGCGACCGCGCAACCAAGCTGCTGCGCTTCATCGGGGACATCGTGGTCAACGGCAGCCCGGAAATGAAAGACCGCCAGCCGCCGACCCGACCGCTGCCACAACCGCGCCTGCCGGCCACCGATCTGACCAGCCCTGCCCCCAGTGGCACCCGCGACGTGCTGCGCGAGCTCGGCCCGGACGGTTTTGCCGACTGGATGAAGGCGCAGCCACGCACGCTGCTCACCGATACCACCCTACGCGATGCTCATCAGAGCTTGTTCGCCACACGCATGCGCAGCCGCGACATGCTGGCAATTGCACCGCACTACGCACGCCTGCTGCCCGGGCTGTTTTCGCTGGAATGCTGGGGCGGCGCCACCTTTGACGTAGCCATGCGCTTCCTCAAGGAAGACCCCTGGGAACGTCTCGCCCGCCTGCGCGAAGAGATCCCCAACATCCCGTTCCAGATGCTGCTGCGCTCGGCCAACGCGGTGGGCTACACCAACTACGCCGACAACGTGGTGCAGTACTTCATCCGCCAGGCCGCGCACAACGGCATCGACATCTTCCGCATCTTCGACTGCCTCAACAATGTGGATGACATGCGCCTGGCCATTGATGCGGTGCGCGAGGCCGGCGGCGTGGCCGAAGCCGCCATCTGCTACACCGGCGATCTGTTCGACCCGAGCCGGCCCAAGTACAACCTCGACTACTACCTCAGGCTGGCCCACACCCTGCAGGAGGCCGGCGCCCACGTGCTCGGCATCAAGGACATGGCCGGGGTGTGCCGACCACGCGCGGCACATGCTCTGGTCACCGCGCTGAAGCAGGAAATCGATCTGCCCATCCATTTCCACACCCACGACACCAGCGGGATTGCCGCAGCCAGCGTGCTGGCCGCCATCGATGCCGGCTGCGATGCGGTAGATGGCGCCCTGGATGCGATGTCCGGGCTGACCTCCCAGCCCAATCTGGGCAGCATCGCCGCGGCCCTGCAGCACGCCGACAAAGCGCCTGATGTGGATCTTGCAGCGATGCGTCAGCTGTCGGATTACTGGGAGGATGTGCGCAAGGTCTACGCCCCGTTCGAGAGCGATATCCGCAGTGGCACGGCCGATGTCTACCAGCACGAAATGCCGGGCGGGCAATACACCAATCTGCGTGAACAGGCTCGCGCCATGGGCCTGGGCCCGCGCTGGCCCGAAGTCTCCCGCGCTTACGCCACGGTCAATCGTCTGTTTGGCGATATCGTCAAAGTGACCCCTTCCTCCAAGGTGGTGGGTGACCTGGCCCTGTCCATGGTGGCCAACAACTGGAACGAACAGGACATCCTGGATCCCGAACGTGATATCGATTTCCCCGAATCCGTGATCTCGCTGTTCCGTGGCGAACTCGGCACCCCGCCTGACGGCTGGCCCGGCGCCCTGCAGGCCAAGGTCCTCAAGGGCAGCGCACCGATTGACGGGCGCCCCGGCGCGCACATCCCGGCGGTTGATCTGGATGACGCGCGCGAGCAACTGAGCAAAAGTCTGGAACGCGAAATCAGCGACACCGATCTGGCCTCCTGGCTGATGTACCCCAAGGTGTTCGAGGAATTCGTCAAACACCGCAAACGCTACGGCGACGTCAGCACCCTGCCGACCGAAACCTTTTTCTACGGTCTCGACGAGAACGAGGAAATCAGCGTCGACATCGACAAGGGCAAACGCCTGATCATCCGCCTGCAGAGCATGGCCTTCCACGAAGAGGACGGTGTGACTCGCCTGTTCTACGAGCTCAACGGCCAATCGCGGGTAATCCGGGTGGAAAACCAGCACGCCCAGGGCAGCGTCGGCAAGGCCAAGGCCAACCCCGACAATGAGGCCGAAATCGGCGCCCCCATGGCCGGCATGGTGGTGCGCGTGGCGGTCAAAAATGGCGATGCCGTGCGCAAGGGCGAGGCACTGATCACGCTGGAAGCGATGAAAATGGAAACCGTGATTGCCGCACCGCGTGATGGCACGGTGGCCGATATCACGGTGACGGCAGGCAACAGCGTGGACATGCACGATCTGCTGCTGCGCTTAAGCGACTAG
- a CDS encoding TonB-dependent receptor codes for MRQWLLGTAMLASWGAWGEAENQGQNHDGIESIELPQHSPPAVSKAPEVLGDVVVTARRREERSLDVPVSMTVLDGDALGEAGLTLATDIQERVPGMVVSMPNARLTSYTIRGLGSTSANDGIESSVGLFLDGVYLGRQGLSIFDLIDLERVEVLRGPQGTLFGKNTTAGALNIVTRLPVDYYEAKLEVGMGNLRSRQLRGAVNDSLIDGVLSGRLTGYMSEREGTIHNIFNDSTINARDKHGFRGQLLWTPDPDFSGRLIAEFASNHEDCCAYPLTGPVRNAVVQRDAYMEYNRVGTDPAQRMTDSDTPTRSDMRQHAVSAEFNWDIGGQHRLTSLSAWRSWYFLPTNDDATSLHLASTSTENDHQQFSQEVRLSSSFEALDTVIGLFYIRQRLDGLERVVIGDDMVGWVFGGLLRENGLSFATESNTGPLLYAVIPPETLDGTTVDTDYFQTTDSMAAFASADWHIAERWDLSLGLRYTYEVKDSFVDRSRYGGDPDATVLAAPDPLLNLAAPVLEIAEPLINIIETAAGTQLPTGGWTGILDDIAGGEYQRATDYDEGDFSGKVSLSYKPWPDTTLFASAARGYKGGGINLGFTGESVDPTFRPEQATSFELGVKSYLFKKLASLSLTAYHTDIKDYQALTFDNEPTLLPNPRQINLLNVGRVRLQGAELEGYGYLAEGLVMRGGVAYSRAVTSVFPNAPNEDTRENDKDLSGEDLYNAPRWSVVLGGQYRFAFERGFDAYTGLDYMYRSGYWGTVEHGRASYIEAYDVVNLRLGLRAADRAWDVSLWARNLLDDDYIATVYPLYGVGDYGAVPADPVTYGLTVRVLLQ; via the coding sequence ATGCGCCAGTGGCTGTTGGGGACAGCCATGCTGGCGTCGTGGGGGGCTTGGGGCGAGGCTGAAAACCAAGGCCAAAACCACGACGGGATTGAATCCATCGAGTTGCCGCAGCACAGTCCGCCGGCGGTGTCCAAGGCCCCCGAGGTGCTCGGTGATGTGGTGGTCACCGCGCGGCGGCGCGAGGAACGCAGTCTGGATGTGCCGGTCTCCATGACCGTACTGGATGGTGATGCGCTGGGCGAGGCCGGCCTCACCCTGGCCACCGACATCCAGGAGCGGGTGCCCGGCATGGTTGTGTCCATGCCCAATGCCCGGCTGACCAGCTACACCATACGTGGTCTGGGCTCGACTTCGGCCAACGATGGCATCGAAAGCAGCGTGGGGCTTTTTCTGGATGGCGTGTATCTGGGCCGTCAGGGCCTGTCGATCTTCGATCTGATCGATCTCGAACGGGTCGAGGTCCTGCGCGGGCCGCAGGGCACCTTGTTCGGCAAGAACACCACGGCCGGTGCGCTCAACATCGTGACCCGTCTTCCGGTCGATTATTACGAGGCCAAGCTTGAAGTCGGCATGGGCAACCTGCGCAGCCGACAGCTGCGTGGCGCCGTAAATGACAGCCTGATCGATGGGGTGCTGAGCGGGCGTTTGACCGGCTATATGAGCGAGCGCGAAGGGACCATTCACAACATCTTCAATGACAGCACCATCAATGCCCGTGACAAACACGGCTTTCGCGGTCAGCTGCTGTGGACGCCGGATCCCGATTTCAGTGGCCGCTTGATTGCCGAGTTCGCATCCAACCACGAGGATTGCTGCGCCTATCCGCTGACCGGGCCGGTGCGAAACGCGGTGGTGCAGCGTGATGCTTACATGGAATACAACCGCGTTGGCACCGACCCCGCTCAACGGATGACCGACTCCGATACGCCGACGCGTTCGGACATGCGTCAGCATGCCGTGTCGGCCGAGTTCAACTGGGATATCGGCGGTCAGCACCGGCTGACCAGCCTGAGTGCCTGGCGCAGCTGGTATTTTCTACCCACCAATGACGATGCCACCTCGCTGCATCTGGCCAGCACCAGCACCGAGAACGATCATCAGCAGTTCAGCCAGGAGGTGCGCCTGAGCTCAAGCTTTGAAGCGCTGGATACGGTGATCGGTCTGTTCTACATCCGCCAGCGCCTGGACGGGCTGGAGCGGGTGGTGATTGGTGATGACATGGTCGGCTGGGTGTTCGGCGGCTTGTTGCGTGAAAATGGCTTGAGCTTTGCCACGGAATCCAACACCGGGCCTTTGCTGTACGCGGTGATTCCGCCGGAAACCCTGGATGGCACCACCGTTGATACGGATTACTTCCAGACCACGGATTCCATGGCGGCGTTCGCGTCCGCCGATTGGCATATCGCGGAACGCTGGGATCTGTCGCTGGGGCTGCGCTACACCTATGAGGTCAAGGATTCGTTTGTCGATCGGAGTCGCTATGGTGGCGACCCGGATGCGACGGTGCTTGCTGCGCCTGACCCTTTGCTCAACCTGGCGGCGCCGGTATTGGAGATTGCCGAGCCGCTGATCAATATCATTGAAACGGCCGCGGGTACACAGCTGCCAACCGGGGGCTGGACCGGCATTCTGGATGACATCGCGGGGGGCGAATATCAGCGCGCCACCGATTACGACGAGGGCGATTTCTCCGGCAAAGTATCGCTGTCCTACAAACCCTGGCCCGACACAACGCTGTTTGCGTCAGCGGCGCGCGGCTACAAGGGTGGTGGCATCAATCTCGGTTTCACCGGTGAATCGGTGGATCCGACATTCCGTCCGGAGCAAGCCACATCCTTCGAACTGGGCGTGAAGTCGTATCTGTTCAAGAAGCTGGCTTCTCTGTCGTTGACTGCCTATCACACCGACATCAAGGATTATCAGGCGCTGACCTTCGACAACGAGCCGACCCTGCTACCGAATCCGCGGCAGATCAATTTGCTCAATGTCGGGCGCGTCAGGCTGCAAGGGGCGGAGCTTGAAGGTTACGGGTATCTGGCCGAGGGATTGGTCATGCGTGGCGGTGTGGCTTACAGCCGGGCGGTGACCAGCGTGTTTCCCAATGCGCCGAACGAGGACACGCGTGAGAACGACAAAGATCTGTCCGGTGAGGATCTTTACAACGCGCCACGTTGGAGTGTGGTGCTGGGCGGGCAATACCGTTTCGCTTTCGAGCGCGGCTTCGACGCCTATACCGGGCTTGATTACATGTACCGCAGCGGCTACTGGGGCACCGTGGAGCACGGTCGCGCGAGCTACATCGAGGCCTATGATGTGGTCAATCTGCGTCTTGGCCTGCGTGCGGCCGACCGCGCCTGGGATGTCTCGCTGTGGGCGCGGAATCTGCTCGATGACGACTATATTGCCACCGTGTATCCCTTGTACGGGGTGGGCGATTATGGTGCGGTGCCGGCTGATCCGGTGACCTATGGGCTGACCGTGCGGGTGTTGTTGCAATGA
- a CDS encoding sterol desaturase family protein, with product MTEQVPVIAAVLGSFVLLELVLRRFPWRGIAPRESWLDLAAFSQATFLVGPLIVYGSAAIEMWLLPNHAGAWSGVSWYWQLLAFLIFEDMVQYWWHRACHTFHWMWPLHKFHHTPPYMGVRIIWRNGFFYDLLLPNLWLAGILVYLGFGEVYFWYYLSKLVITMGAHSELRWDAPLYRYRALHPLAWLIERSISTPATHFAHHAYSADDGIGHYNGNYGNLLFFWDVLFGSARITRRYPARFGMPQEGGADPWYVLIFYPLFRRR from the coding sequence ATGACCGAGCAAGTGCCTGTTATCGCCGCTGTGCTGGGCAGCTTCGTTCTGCTTGAACTGGTTTTACGGCGTTTTCCATGGCGCGGGATTGCGCCGCGCGAAAGCTGGCTGGACCTGGCCGCATTCTCGCAGGCCACGTTTCTGGTCGGGCCGCTGATTGTTTACGGCAGCGCGGCCATCGAAATGTGGCTGCTGCCCAACCACGCTGGCGCCTGGTCCGGCGTGTCCTGGTATTGGCAGTTGCTGGCTTTTCTCATTTTCGAGGACATGGTGCAGTACTGGTGGCACCGCGCCTGCCACACCTTCCACTGGATGTGGCCGCTGCACAAATTCCACCACACGCCACCCTATATGGGTGTGCGCATCATCTGGCGCAACGGTTTTTTCTATGATTTGCTGCTGCCCAACCTGTGGCTGGCCGGCATACTGGTTTACCTCGGCTTTGGCGAAGTGTACTTCTGGTATTACCTGAGCAAGCTGGTGATCACCATGGGCGCCCACAGCGAACTGCGCTGGGATGCACCACTGTACCGCTATCGTGCCCTTCACCCCTTGGCCTGGTTGATCGAACGCAGCATCTCGACCCCGGCCACGCACTTTGCCCATCACGCCTACAGCGCCGATGACGGGATCGGCCACTACAACGGCAATTACGGCAACTTGCTGTTTTTCTGGGATGTTTTGTTTGGCAGTGCACGGATTACCCGGCGTTACCCCGCGCGTTTTGGCATGCCGCAAGAAGGTGGCGCGGATCCGTGGTACGTGCTGATCTTCTATCCGCTGTTTCGGCGACGCTGA
- a CDS encoding MOSC domain-containing protein encodes MLQPEAYGPQGHPDYHMSLQELSQILPTLPKDDRDQGWVSLIVRRLADGHREKPERAHLSVEQGLAGDGWDRRPPRDPEAQLAVIRRQVAELIANGQDLELFGDNLFVDLDISAANLTLGTRLMVGDALVEVTAKPHNGCAKFNQRFGADALRFVNQTVTREQNLRGIYWRVIESGEVWIGAPIRVISRGSL; translated from the coding sequence ATGCTGCAGCCAGAAGCCTACGGACCGCAAGGTCATCCCGACTATCACATGTCCTTGCAGGAGCTCAGCCAGATCCTGCCCACCCTGCCCAAAGACGACCGCGATCAAGGCTGGGTCAGCTTGATAGTGCGCCGACTTGCCGATGGCCATCGCGAAAAGCCCGAGCGAGCCCATCTCAGCGTAGAGCAAGGCTTAGCCGGTGATGGTTGGGACCGGCGTCCTCCGCGCGACCCGGAGGCCCAGCTGGCGGTCATTCGCCGTCAGGTCGCAGAACTCATTGCCAATGGCCAGGACCTTGAGCTGTTCGGCGACAATTTGTTCGTTGACCTTGATATCAGTGCCGCCAACCTCACACTCGGCACCCGTTTGATGGTGGGGGATGCATTGGTCGAAGTCACTGCAAAACCGCACAACGGGTGTGCCAAATTCAATCAACGCTTTGGCGCAGACGCCCTGCGCTTCGTCAACCAAACGGTGACACGCGAACAGAATCTGCGTGGTATTTACTGGCGTGTCATCGAATCCGGCGAGGTCTGGATTGGTGCGCCCATTCGCGTAATTTCACGCGGCAGCCTGTGA
- a CDS encoding alpha/beta hydrolase family protein translates to MSTAQSFQAQTSTHYRVPLQVYRGTPQRREITLVILPALGIAAKFYARIAQALAEQGLDVVVMEQRGHGESAWRPSRQCDYGFREWLRDDIPATLDWAWHHLPGERRFLLGHSLGGHLGAMACGLYPERVNGLILSACASPWPPAYSTPMRMKLAVLAAAVKFSGPTLGYYPGSVLGFGGREARTLMRDWYHMLRANRYAAQGVAHDLDNAVNQYAGQVLSLRYADDDLAPEAATRAVTDKFGDAELTYQLIRSDHYTRPADHYQWAREPQPTVEAIKQWIARA, encoded by the coding sequence ATGAGCACAGCACAATCTTTCCAGGCCCAGACCAGCACGCATTACCGGGTTCCGTTACAGGTGTATCGCGGTACACCGCAGCGGCGCGAGATCACCTTGGTCATACTGCCGGCGCTCGGCATCGCAGCAAAGTTTTATGCCCGCATTGCTCAGGCCCTGGCAGAACAGGGTTTGGATGTGGTTGTCATGGAGCAGCGCGGCCACGGAGAAAGCGCCTGGCGCCCTTCTCGCCAGTGTGACTATGGCTTTCGGGAATGGCTGCGCGACGATATCCCCGCCACCCTCGACTGGGCCTGGCACCACCTGCCGGGTGAGCGTCGTTTTTTACTGGGTCACAGCCTGGGTGGACATTTGGGCGCGATGGCTTGCGGTCTTTACCCCGAGCGTGTCAACGGACTGATTCTGAGCGCCTGCGCGTCACCATGGCCACCGGCCTATTCGACACCCATGCGCATGAAGCTGGCCGTGCTTGCGGCTGCGGTGAAATTCAGCGGACCGACGCTGGGCTACTACCCCGGCTCCGTACTTGGCTTCGGTGGCCGCGAAGCCCGAACCTTGATGCGCGACTGGTACCACATGCTGCGCGCAAACCGCTATGCCGCCCAGGGCGTCGCCCATGATCTGGACAACGCGGTAAACCAATACGCCGGCCAGGTGCTAAGCCTGCGCTACGCGGATGACGACTTGGCACCCGAAGCGGCCACGCGCGCCGTGACCGACAAGTTCGGTGATGCTGAGCTCACTTACCAGCTGATCCGCTCCGATCACTACACACGCCCCGCCGACCATTACCAATGGGCGCGCGAACCTCAACCCACAGTCGAGGCCATCAAACAATGGATAGCGCGGGCGTGA
- a CDS encoding OmpA family protein: MLSDDTLDASGRDDHWISAADLLGGALILFFLLMLYFMLTQQEESAAHEQAWKQTVESLQTKLKGAQMNVDSVKEVAVLYDKKRDELYHELMLEFGADLPKWNAEIEDDLTVRFNEPEVLFAVGSSTITDEFRDILNDFFPRYLKVITQDGFGDSIEELRIEGHTSSFWNRSNPASPLDAYLKNMDLSYERSRSVLRYVMLDNPRLGNYLPWLRKHLTANGLSSSKLIYKPDGTEDFARSQRVEFRIRTDIQSKMAKILELES; this comes from the coding sequence ATGTTGAGCGACGACACCCTGGATGCCAGCGGGCGTGACGACCACTGGATCTCGGCCGCCGATTTGCTCGGCGGCGCCTTGATCCTGTTTTTCCTGCTCATGCTGTATTTCATGCTGACCCAGCAGGAGGAAAGCGCGGCCCATGAGCAGGCCTGGAAGCAAACCGTGGAAAGTCTGCAGACCAAGCTCAAAGGCGCGCAGATGAATGTCGACAGCGTCAAGGAAGTGGCGGTGCTGTACGACAAGAAGCGTGACGAGCTGTACCACGAGCTGATGCTGGAGTTCGGCGCTGATCTGCCCAAATGGAACGCCGAGATCGAGGATGACTTAACCGTGCGCTTCAATGAGCCGGAGGTGCTGTTTGCGGTGGGCTCATCGACCATCACCGATGAGTTTCGCGACATCCTCAATGACTTCTTTCCACGCTATCTCAAGGTCATTACCCAGGACGGCTTCGGCGACAGCATCGAGGAGCTGCGTATCGAGGGGCACACCTCAAGCTTCTGGAATCGCAGCAACCCGGCTTCGCCGCTGGATGCCTACCTCAAGAACATGGATCTGTCCTACGAGCGTTCGCGCAGCGTGCTGCGCTACGTGATGCTCGACAACCCGCGGCTGGGCAACTATTTGCCGTGGTTGCGCAAGCATCTCACCGCCAACGGTCTGTCCTCGTCCAAGCTGATCTACAAGCCCGATGGCACGGAAGATTTCGCCCGGTCACAGCGGGTGGAATTCCGTATTCGGACCGACATACAGTCCAAAATGGCCAAGATTCTGGAGTTGGAAAGCTGA
- a CDS encoding TonB-dependent receptor plug domain-containing protein, which translates to MNTAVVAQATAEDAVRLPVVTVQSQGVQSTHAVTRIANSQDRTRELSELLAPAAGVQVRSSGGLGAYAEASLRGSAARHVQVLFDGIPLELAGGQAINLALFPTAVVGRADIYRGGAPLALGASGAGAIDLRPPEQAVSGVQAGYGSFATWRGAVLGGWRGGLLSLGREMSDNNFPIRNPYKPFDPADPQRLAEEPRAHAGRDQHFGLLRHSWAWGDAGMDALVYGFSQDQALPDRVNSSDPGTTLGTDLSLANLRWRTADEAYVALQWQHLREHYADPGSRIGLGDQDLRMRSRRLALSSGDDGTHFGWFGQAAWHDYHSLDATAPQAARRVRRHQLTLAGVWHARPRQALALDASLHVNALRDDVADQDPRSRSQDELFFEPQLAWRYQRAGAWCAPLGHVAYRQRAPGFVERYGDRGYITGNPALKPESLTLLDAGLACQAERLSVRGAVFAQDLRNAISFVYDARGVGRAVNTDRAVIYGLEVETDWHVSALTDLSVNFTWLESEDRTEVRAAQGRQLPGRARWQGYARINQGLPASGLPGRWRLFHEFLFEGEQYYDTSNLLKAPTTRLHSSGLHVDAGGVGLGLEVRNVLDQTHAQFNGFPRPGRSYHLSFKTTFD; encoded by the coding sequence TTGAACACTGCGGTGGTCGCGCAAGCGACGGCCGAAGATGCCGTGCGTCTGCCGGTGGTGACGGTGCAGAGCCAGGGCGTGCAGAGCACCCATGCGGTGACACGCATTGCCAACAGCCAGGATCGTACCCGCGAACTGTCGGAGTTGCTGGCGCCAGCGGCCGGTGTGCAGGTTCGCAGCAGCGGAGGTCTGGGCGCATACGCTGAAGCGAGCTTGCGCGGTAGCGCGGCACGCCACGTTCAGGTGCTGTTCGATGGTATTCCGCTGGAACTGGCCGGTGGTCAGGCGATCAATCTGGCCCTTTTTCCCACCGCAGTGGTCGGGCGGGCGGATATCTACCGTGGTGGTGCGCCGTTGGCTCTGGGCGCCAGTGGGGCCGGGGCCATTGATTTGCGTCCGCCTGAGCAGGCTGTCAGCGGGGTGCAGGCCGGCTACGGTAGTTTTGCGACCTGGCGTGGCGCGGTGCTGGGCGGTTGGCGCGGCGGTCTTCTTAGCCTCGGGCGCGAGATGTCCGACAACAATTTCCCCATCCGCAATCCGTACAAGCCATTCGACCCGGCTGATCCGCAGCGCCTGGCCGAAGAACCACGCGCGCATGCCGGGCGTGATCAGCATTTTGGCCTGTTGAGGCACAGTTGGGCTTGGGGTGATGCCGGTATGGATGCACTGGTGTACGGCTTTTCGCAAGACCAGGCGCTGCCAGATCGGGTCAATTCCAGTGACCCCGGCACCACGCTTGGAACCGATCTGAGTCTGGCCAATCTGCGCTGGCGCACGGCGGACGAAGCCTACGTGGCCCTGCAATGGCAGCACCTGCGTGAACACTACGCCGACCCCGGCAGTCGCATCGGTCTGGGTGATCAGGATTTGCGTATGCGCAGTCGCCGCCTGGCTTTGAGCAGCGGGGATGATGGCACTCATTTTGGCTGGTTCGGACAGGCCGCCTGGCACGACTATCACAGTCTGGATGCCACTGCACCGCAGGCGGCGCGCCGGGTCAGGCGTCATCAGCTCACTCTGGCCGGTGTGTGGCATGCCCGACCGCGTCAGGCTTTGGCGCTGGATGCCAGTTTGCATGTCAACGCGCTGCGCGATGATGTGGCCGATCAGGACCCGCGCAGCCGCAGTCAGGACGAACTGTTCTTCGAACCCCAGCTGGCCTGGCGTTATCAGCGTGCCGGCGCATGGTGCGCGCCACTTGGTCATGTGGCCTACCGCCAGCGGGCGCCGGGCTTTGTCGAGCGCTATGGCGATCGCGGCTATATCACCGGCAACCCCGCGCTGAAACCCGAATCCCTGACTCTGCTGGATGCGGGGCTGGCCTGTCAGGCCGAGCGCCTGAGCGTGCGCGGTGCGGTGTTCGCACAGGACCTGCGCAATGCCATCAGCTTTGTCTACGACGCGCGCGGGGTCGGCCGCGCCGTCAACACCGACCGGGCTGTGATCTACGGCCTGGAAGTGGAAACCGACTGGCATGTCTCAGCGCTGACCGATCTGAGCGTCAACTTCACCTGGCTGGAAAGCGAGGATCGCACCGAGGTGCGCGCGGCGCAGGGACGCCAGCTACCAGGACGGGCACGTTGGCAGGGCTATGCGCGCATCAATCAAGGCCTGCCTGCAAGCGGGTTGCCCGGTCGCTGGCGCCTGTTCCACGAGTTTCTGTTCGAGGGCGAACAGTACTACGACACCAGCAATTTGCTGAAAGCGCCGACAACACGCCTGCATTCCAGCGGCTTGCATGTTGATGCAGGTGGCGTGGGCCTTGGACTGGAAGTGCGCAATGTGCTGGATCAGACCCACGCCCAGTTCAACGGCTTTCCGCGCCCCGGGCGCAGCTATCACCTGAGCTTCAAAACCACTTTCGATTGA